Within the Bacillus pumilus genome, the region AAGGTGTTGTGCTTGCGCCTTGGGATTCTTGAATTCCTTGTGTGCCTGCTGCGGCAGGTGCTGCTTCTACGTAGCTGCCCGTGTTATACAAATTAGAAAGAGCTTTAATTGACCCAGCGCTCCCAATTTGTAGCACAGAGGAGTTACTAACAGACTCTACACGCAAATAATTAATTTGTATCGCTTGATTAATATAGAAGTTCAATGAATATTCACTCCTTACAAGTTACCAACAAGCGGTTGATCAATGACATCACTGTCGTACGTATTTGTCACACTTTTATAGTTGCTAATGCGCAATTGATCACCAGTGTTAAAACTGCCTGCGCCAGCAAACGTTTTAACCTGACTATTTGGAGAAATGGTGATGCAGTCTCCAACATGAACGACTCCGCTCGTTCCGACGGCATTTACTTTAAAGGCTCCAACAATAGCCGGCATAGCGGTGCACATCCTTTATAAAAATAAGGCACTTTGTTTTTGGGCGTTTCACCATAGCTTATGATGGGTCTTTTAATGTGTGATTGTCTTTTTGAAAGCTTTTGATGAGAGGAATGAGGTGTATGGTTTACCCTTTTTTAGAGCATTCATTCGAGGTGTATTTGATGCCTTTATTTAAGAGTGTGTCAAGCTCTTGACTGCACCTGATGGTTTCTTCGGCATTCATCCCGAATTTTTTTGCGGTCTCAATTAAATGTAATCTTTTTTGTTCAATTTCATAATTGATCATAACGGACGCCAACTCTCACATTTTTTATCAAATAGAAGGATATGGCTAGTATACCCTATTTTTCTATAAAAAAAGTTGTTTCGTCAATATGAGTAATAAAGTGACAAAATTCGAAAGCGTCCTTACGTTCCCTCTCTCTCTTTTCTTATTTCAGCCTGTAAATAACGTCGCCTTTTGTTGATATATTGACGGATGATTTCTCGTTCTGATTGTAAGATGTCTTTGCGGTCTCTTGTATAAGGATCATTTCCAATTCGCTTCTCAATAGAAGCATGCCATTTCTCAATCACTGGACAAAGCTGGTCTGCTAAAAAATGTGTATCGAGTACGTGCTGGAAAAGCGTGTAATAGGCTTTCTTAAATGAAGGGATATCTAGTAATCTCGCAGTTAACGTATTAAAGCCGCTTACTGGAATATAATCAAACGCCATTTCTTCTCCATGGATGTCACGGCCCCATGTCGCATCATAATCCCAAGGAAGCACTTGGAATCTGCCTTGTTCATTCACATAAAGAGCGTAGTTATGGACAAAGCCGTCAAAGTTTTGTGTGCACACGACACCAATGAGCCAGCGGAAATACTGGGTCACATCTAGGTAATGTTCAATCTTTTCTGCAAATATGTCATCTTTCGCTGTGTTGAGAAAGTAAATAAATTCACTTAGCTGCTGATCATGTTGAGAAGTCCCTGTTTTTTTCTCATACCCGAGGAGAAGGTGTTTTTTTGGCTTTTTATCAAATGAACTCAAAAGGGAAAAATTGGCGTCGTCATCGACTGCATAATAAATGCCGCCTCCTGAAAGCTGTCTTTTTTGAAAAAAGTGCTCATCGACGGATTCTATTTTTAAATAAATGCCTTCTTTTCTTCCGTTTATCGTGAGAAACACATGAGACGCAGCAGGGCTTAGCACTCCTATCTGCTCAAAGAAATAAAAGGACAGTCTGTTTCGGATAAATGAAGGGTCATTGTATTCTGCATTTAAATGAAAGATAGATTCGCCTTGTCTTTGCTTTGGCTTTCGATATTCAATTTGATAGGACTTTTTTTTCAGCTTTCTGATGTGAGATCCCCGGTATGAAGCGTAAATGTGTGATTTGATCTGACCAGTTTTCAAAATGCCCTCAACAGGTTCGTCGTTCCATATGTCTTTTCTTAATTCAATCAGGTCCTTTGGATGAATCCAAATATCCATTTGCTTTAAAGGTTCTGTGGTCATGCGTTCATCCTCCTCCTATGTTCTTCTTTACGATATGAAAATGAAGGAATGTCCTGTACCCGTTTGTTAGGTATTCATGGAGTTTTAAAAGAAAGGGACATCCGCCAAGAACAGTTGTCTACCAAGTCTCGTAACATAAAGCAGAGAAGATAAACAGCTTGATCTGTTTGTTTTGTCAAAGTATAGACTGGGAGGGGAATCGTTCGTGAGCACATTTGATCATTCACATATTGAACATGCAGTGGATTCACTTCGAAGTGAAGGACGTGATCATCACTTAGATCGTGAACCAGAATCGAGACGCTCGCACAAGTCAGCACGTTCTCGCCATTCAAATCGCCGTCATTGGTTCTTTGGTGGAGGAGGATGCCGTAAATCACATCGCAGCAAAAAAAGCTATAAGAGCTATCGTTCGAAAAAAAGCCGCTGTTCAAAGAAAAGCGTGAAAAGTGAGAAACCATGCAAAAGTAAAAAGTCGTGCAAAAGCAAGAAATCTTGCAGAAGCAAAAAAAGTGAGCCGAAAAAATCATGCCGCAGCAAGCACAGATCCCATCATAAGAAAAGCTGCCGTAAGTCACACCGCAGCAAATGCAGATCGCATCATAAGAAGAGCTGTCGCAAGTCACATCGCAGCAAGCACATATCGCATCATAAGAAGAGCCGCAAGTCGCACCGCAGTTATTCTTGCAAAAGATGTGGAAAGAAAAATCATCATTCCCGTAGAAGTGGAAATGTTGACCGCAAATGGGATCAGGGGAACATGTGGGAGTATCGCCGCTACCGCTAAACATCAGATCATCTTTTTTGAAACCCTTTTTAAAAGAGAGTATGATAAAAAAGGGTTTTTTTTATTTGATAGAGAAATAAAATGAGACATCACCACTTAGCGAAATGAAGATTGTGAGGGGAAGACATGAAGTTTTTTACAGGAGAGATACATAGCAGAATGTTTATTGGGGTAGTCATTGATGATGAATGGGTTATGGATGTCAAAAAGGCAGAAGCCAAATTATTCGAGCTTGAGACATTGCCAAACTCTTTAGCTGAATGTATTCATATGGGAGACAAGTTTGTTGAGCATGTCAAACAACTCCTTGACTGGGCTGAGAAAAAACAAGAAGACCGTGGTTCTTATGTTTATCCGCTGTCGGACGTGAAACTCCATGCGCCAATTCCAAAGCCAGCTAAAAATATTATGTGTGTTGGAAAGAATTATCAAGATCATGTCATGGAAATGGGAAGTGCAGCGGATATTCCTAAAGATGTGATGATCTTTACGAAGGCACCTACTTCAGTCATTGGACATGAAGCGGATATCCTCCTTCATGAAGATGTGACGAGTGAACTAGATTATGAAGGGGAGCTTGCGATCGTGATCGGCAAAACAGGGAAGAATATTGCACCTGAAGATGTCCGCGATTATCTATTTGGTTACACCATTTTAAATGACGTAACGGCAAGAGATTTACAGAAAAAACACAAACAATTTTTCATAGGTAAAAGCTTAGATACAACCTGCCCGATAGGACCTTATATTGTGCATAAATCAGTGATTGAGGATCACGGTGCGCTTCATGTGGAAACAAAGGTGAACGGAGAAGTTCGCCAGTCTGCAAGTACAGAATTAATGATTTTCTCCATCGAGAACATTGTGTCTACTCTTTCAAAAGGGATGACACTAGAAGCTGGTGACATCATTGCAACGGGAACACCTTCTGGGGTTGGCAAAGGCTTTGAACCGCCTAAATTCTTAGCTTCAGGGGACCAAATCGACATTACGATTGAACCGATTGGAACGCTATCAAATCGCGTCAAATAAAGAGTAAGATGACACAGGATTGTCGCTTTGTGTTCGACTTATTTCGTGGTACGATGAGAAGGTAATTGTTCTGATAAAGGGGGAAATAACGAATGGGAACGCATTTACATATTACAGCATGGGTGCTAGGAATTATCTTATTCTTCGTGGCCTTTGCTCTAGCTGGTAAAAACGACAAAGGTGCTAAAATTGTGCACATGATTGTCAGATTATTGTACTTAATCATTATCGCCACAGGCGTAGAGCTGTATGTTCGCACAGGAATGAAGATTCCAGGTTTCGGTGGCGAGTATATCGGTAAAATGATTCTCGGTATCCTAGTGATCGGCTTCATGGAAATGACACTTGTACGCAAGAAAAAAGGAAAATCGGTGACTGGTGTATTGATTGGTTTTATCATATTCGCGATTGTGACCATTCTTCTCGGTTTACGTCTGCCGATTGGTTTCCATATCTTTTAATGGAAAAAGGACATTGCTTATACGAAGCAGTGTCCTTTTTATATGCCATCAAACTGCGAAACTGAACGGTGACCATCAGAAGTGGTCCATTCAAAACGAATTTGTCCCAAAGCGAAATCGTGGTGACATTGAAGGGCAAGTGATTGTGTATCTGTCGAAAACTGAAAGAAAGAAACTTGTTGAAAAGAATGAAAGGAGGAGAAAACACAATCGTAGACAGAAAAGCCAAGCTGCTCGATCTGTGCAATGATGTCATAAAAGACGTTTTCAGGAACAAACATGAGAAGGTCAAGCAAGCCTTTGGCAAGTGATGCCGTATATTGAATCTCTTCACCGCCTTGTATGTCTAACAGCTCTCCATTTTCATGAAGTATCATGGAACCGAGCAGTTCACCTTTTGTCCATCTATCATTTTCCTTTAAACAGATCATCGTGCTTTGAAGACTTTCTGGTAGCATGATGTCTCCTTCTTCATCTTCAATCAGACAATGCCCGTTTTCAATGAGTAAATATCCGTTGCACCATCTTCGGTCGCAGCGTTCAAGCTGATTCATTCGTTTTTCCATTTGCAGACGCTCCTTTCCTCTTTCTTTTCTTACCAAATCATGCTTGTCCTATACGCCCGTTAAAAAAGGACAAATCAACTATCAAGGAGACGATGCATAAACTAAGAAAGGTTGAATGAGATCACTTATGGAAAAACGGATGGGAGCTGATGATGATGTGTGGAATAACAGGCTGGGCAGACTTTAAAAAGCAGCTCATCCAACAGGATCATGTAATCAATCAAATGACAGATACATTATCTAAAAGAGGGCCAGACGATACAAATACGTGGAAAAGTGAGCACGTTTTATTTGGGCATAAAAGGTTAGCGGTTGTAGATGTAGAAGGCGGAAAACAGCCGATGACATATACACATCAAAACCATGCTTATACCGTTGTATACAATGGAGAGCTCTATAACACAGAGGATATAAGAAAAGAATTGTTAAAAAGGGGCCACCGCTTTCTTGGGCATTCTGATACAGAGGTGCTTCTTCACGCCTACACAGAATGGAAGGAAGAGTGTGTGACCCATTTTAATGGTATTTTTGCATTTGTCATTTGGGATAGTGAGCGTGAATTATTATTTGCAGGGAGAGACCGGCTCGGCGTCAAGCCATTTTTCTATACAGAACGTCATCATTCCTTTTTATTTGGTTCAGAAATCAAAGCGCTTCTTGCTCACCCTGATATGAAAGCAAAAGTCGATCATGAGGGATTATCGGAGATTTTTGGTTTAGGACCGTCTAGAACACCAGGGCAAGGAGTGTTTAAAGGGGTAAAAGAGCTGAGACCTGCTCATGCCTTGACCTTTTCAAAAGACGGATTGCGTGTGTGGAGATACTGGAATGTCAAAAGCAGGGTGCATACGGACTCACTTGATGACACCGCACAGAACGTCAAGGACCTCTTTACAGATGCCGTCACAAGGCAGCTCGTCTCTGATGTGCCTGTTTGTACATTTTTATCGGGTGGCGTCGATTCGAGTGCTATTACCGCCATTGCCGCTAAGCACTTTGAGAAAATAGGGAAAGCACCACTTCATACGTATTCCGTTGACTATGAAGGGAATGATCAATTTTTTGAAGCAAGTCATTTCCAGCCGAATGCGGACGGTCCATGGATTGACCGCATGACCAAGGCGTTTCAAACGAATCATCACAACTGCATCATTGGACAAAAGGAGTTGGCTGCTTATTTAAAGGAAGCGGTTGAGGTCCGAGACTTACCGGGTATGGCAGATATTGATTCTTCCTTGCTTTGGTTCTGTCGTGAAATTAAAAAGGACTTTGTGGTTGGTTTGTCAGGTGAATGTGCGGATGAAATTTTTGGAGGTTATCCTTGGTTCCATTCTGCAAGTGAAACGAATGGTTTTCCTTGGATGAGATCGACGGAAGCTAGAACGCAGCTCTTACAAGACTCGTGGCAAAAAAAGCTGTCACTAAAAGAATATGCACAAAGCAAGTATGAAGAAACCGTGGCTGAAACACCTCTTTTAGATGGAGAAACTGGAGTAGATAAAGCCCGGAGAGAACTTTTTTACTTAAATATGGTCTGGTTTATGACAACGTTGCTAGATCGAAAAGACCGAATGAGTATGGGTGCGAGCCTTGAGGTACGTGTGCCATTTGCGGACCATCGCCTTGTCGAATATGTATGGAATATTCCTTGGGAAATGAAAATGTATGGAAATCGTGAAAAAGGGGTTTTACGGAAAGCATTAGAGGGAATTTTACCGGATGAAGTGCTTTATCGCAAGAAGAGTCCTTATCCGAAAACACATCATCCAGCCTATACCCATGCTGTGAAAGAGATGTTAACAGATTGCCTTGCGCAAAAAGATTCTGTCCTTCACGAATTTCTAGATCCGAATCAATTAAAGCAGTTGATTGAAACGGAAGGAGCTTCCTTTCAAGTCCCTTGGTATGGTCAGCTCATGAAGGGCCCGCAATTAATCGCTCATCTGGCGCAAATTCATCATTGGTTTGAGACGTATCGAATTGATATAGAAGCGTAATAAAGGGTCGGCTTTCTTACATTTGTTGAAGGGAAGCCGGCTTTTTTGATACATAACATGAGACGAAAAGAGCACATCGAAAGTTGATCTAATCTTTCTAATTTGTATAATTAACTTAAAGTGAATTAATTTGGAGGAAAAAGGATAATGAAAATCATTGTGATCGGAGCAGGACCAGGGGGACTTGCGGCAGCTATGATGCTTCAAAGCAAAGGACATGATGTTCATGTTTACGAAAAACAACCCTTTGTTGGCGGACGTAACTCTAAGTTTCAACTGGGTGATTTCACGTTTGATACGGGTCCTACCTTTCTCAGCATGATTCATATTGCAGAGGAACTGTTCACCTTTGCTGGTAAAAATCTTTATGACTATATTGATGTGATTGAATTAAAAGAAATGTATAGATTGATTTTCCAAGACGATCAGCTAGATATGATACGAGATCGTGATGAAATGTATAGACGGTTAGAAGCCTTTGCACCTGGAGAGGGCGAAGGATATATACGATTTATGAACGATACGAAGCGAAAAATGGATCGGCTTACTCCTATTTTACAAAGTAAAATGGATCGTTTTCATCATTATTTGCGTCCAAAAGTGCTTAAAGCACTTCCGCAGCTTTCATTGAATAAGAGTTTATATGATGTGCTGTCAGATTATTTCTCAAATGAATCAGTGAAATATGCCTTTACATTCCAATCAAAGTATTTAGGCATGTCACCGTGGGAGTGCCCAGGTGCTTTCTCCATTTTATCATTTATGGAGCATGACACAGGTGTGTTCCATCCGAAGGGCGGGGTCAATCAGCTGTCAGAAGCGATGGCAAAAGCAGCGGTTGAAGCTGGAGCAACGATTCATCTGTCATCCGGCGTCGAAAAACTGCTGACAGAAGGCAGGAAAGTAAAAGGCATTCGCTTAGAATCTGAAAAAGAAATACAGGCAGATGAGGTTGTCGTAAATGGAGATTTTGCACATGTGATGACAAAGCTTGTAGAGCCAGGCCTTTTAAAGAAATATAGCGAGAAAAAATTAAAAAAGAAGAAATTCTCATGCTCCACCTTTATGCTTTATTTAGGACTAGATACTATGTATGAGGAGCCGCATCATACCATCGTTTTTTCTGATGATTATGCGCAATTCGTCAAAGGCATTACGAAAACATATGAGCTGCCAGATGATCCATCTATTTATATTCAAAATGCTAGTGTCACAGATGACTCACTTGCGCCAAAAGGAAAGTCAGCTCTTTATGTATTGGCACCCGTTGCCAACAATCAAAGTGGCATTGATTGGGAAGCGCATCAAGATGAATTCAGAGAGCTTGTACTGGATACACTCGAGCGAAAAACCGGATTTAAGAATATAAGGCAGCATATAGAAGTCGAGCGGATGATCACACCGAAGCAATGGGAGGAAGACCTTTACGTATACGAAGGAGCCACATTTAACCTTGGTCACCAGCTGACGCAGATGATGGTTCTAAGGCCGCACAATGAATTTGATGAATTGGATCACTGCTGGCTTGTAGGAGGAGGAACGCATCCAGGAAGCGGACTGCCGACCATTTTAGAATCAGCACGTATCACGACAAATGCAATTCTTTCAAAAGACAAACATACACACAAAACATTGCCGCAACAAGAAAAGGGGAGCGCCTCATGAAAAAACATATATTGATTGCAGGTGGCGGTATTGGCGGGATGATCTCAGCACTTTATTTAAAAAAAGCTGGACATGATGTGACGCTTGTCGAAAAAAACGAGCGACTTGGCGGAAGACTTGCTTTTGTACGTGAGAAAGGATATAAAGTAGATGAAGGTCCGACCATTGTCCTACTTCCAGATATGTTAAAAGGTATTTTACATGAGGTTGGAATTGACGAAGCATCTCTTGATCTTTTGCAGCTTGATCCGCTGTATACAATCCAATTTCAAGATGGAACCTCCTACACGAAGTACTCCGATGCACTTCGTCAGCTAGAGGAAATCAGACGTGTATTTCCAAACGAAGATCAAGGATTCCTAAAGTTTATGGAAGAAATGACCGACCGATTTCAAGAAGGGCAGCAAGCCTTTCTAGAGAAATCATTTCATGAAAAGCGAACATTTTTTACAAAAGCAAATATGAAGATTTTAATGAAATTAAAGGCGTATCGCACGGTTCAAAGTGCCTTGAAAAAGTATTTCTCAGACGAACGCCTGCGAGATGCATATGCACTTCAAACCCTCTATGTCGGAGGAAATCCATATGAAGCATCTGCTATTTATTCGCTTGTTTCATATAGTGAGCACGCGCATGGCATCTACTACTTAAAAGGTGGTTATGCGAGTTTAGTAGATATATTGGAAGGACAGCTCATGAAAATGGGTGTGTATGTGAGAAAAAATGCAGAAGTCACGGAGCTTGAGTTTGAGGGGAAACGCATAGTTAAAGCAAAAGTCAGTGACGACCATATAGCAGCTGATGCTTTTGTCATCAACGGGGATTATCCAGCTGCGTTAAAACAACTTGGTTTAGGCGAACAAGATCGGCGTAAATACGTGCCGTCTTCAGGCTGTGTGATGGTATATCTCGGGCTCAATAAAATCTACCATGATGCGCCTGTGCACCAATTTTTTATGGGCGAACACTTTGATCAGCATATGAAAGAGGTTTTTCAATCGAAGACGATTCCTCAAGATCCGTCGTTTTATACATTTAATCCATCGATCATTGATCCATCTCTTGCTCCGGAAGGCTGTAGTGTTTTATATATGCTGATTCCCGTTCCCTCAGGAGATCATATCAACTGGGAAGAGGAGACAGATTTTGTAGAGCAAATGGTGGATCGACTTGAGAAAAGAGGCTTTCCAAGATTGCGAGAGTCGATTGTCTGGAAAAAAGTCAGAACACCAAATGATTCCTTGCGAGAAGGATTGTTTGAAGGCGGAAGCTTTGGACTTGCGCCTAACTTATTTCAATCAGGTGTGTTCCGCCCGCAAGTGAAGGCAGCTGAGACCGATAATCTTTATGCGGTAGGTGCTTCCATCCATCCTGGTGGCGGAGTGCCGATCGTGATGCAAAGTGCGAAACTGATGGCGTCTGTGCTGTTAAAAGATTTGAATGACAGAAAGGAAGTGAAACTAAGTGGTTGATGTACAAACAGCATTGAAATTGTGTGAGGAGACCATTCAAACCCATTCCAAAACGTTTTACCGTGCCTTTTCCATGCTGCCTAAAAAGAAACGGCAGGCTGTCTGGGCTGTGTATTCCTTTTGCCGGAAAGCAGATGATATTGTAGATGAATCACCCTCGCCAAAAGAGGAGCTTGCCTCCTTTCGAGAGACGTTTGATCGATTTTTACAAGGTGAGGTAGATCGGAATGATCCGATGTGGGTAGCGCTAGAACATACCTTTCAAGAGTTTCGTATGGATGAAGCACCGTTCCGTGACTTGCTCCAAGGTCAGGAGATGGATTTAGAGCAGCACCGATATGAAACGTTAGATGAATTGCTCATTTATTCCTACCATGTTGCTAGTACCGTTGGACTTATGCTGCTTCCCATTATTGCACCGCGTAAAAAAGAACAGCTGAAAGAAGCAGCGATTTCATTAGGGATTGCTATGCAGCTGACCAATATCCTTCGTGACATCGGCGAGGATAAAGCCGAAAGAGACCGCATTTATTTGCCAAAGCAAGTCATGGATCAATTCGGATATACAGAGCAAGAATTGCAAGAAGGCATTGTCAATCAAGCATTCCAGCACGTATGGGAGTACATTGCCTTTGAAGCAGAGGCATACTACGAGGAGTTTTTTGACCATCTTCATGAATTCCCGCTTTATTCACGTATACCAGTGAAAGCAGCTGCTCACTTTTATAAAGCCATTTTAGATAAAACAAGAGAAAATGAATACCGCGTATTTACAGAGCGATCATTTATTTCGAACCAAGAAAAAGCACTTATTTTAGAAGATATTACGTAAAAAAGGACTGCACCCGCAGTCCTTTTTATGTGGAAGAAAAGCGATATTCCGTCCAAACCCTTGAACGCCACCGCCTATACATAAAGATGCCTCTTACCCATTCATCTACGATAAAAGAAATCCAAATCCCAATGAGACCCATCTCAAACTGAATACCTAATAAGTAGGCGATTGGAAGCCCGATGCCCCACATTGAAATCATCGCCATATACACTGGAAACTTCGCGTCGCCAGCAGCCCGCAAGGAATTGATAATGACCATATTAAACGAACGGCCTGGTTCCAAAATAATGGTCAAAAGGAGGAGTGTGGCGGCGGTTTGAATGATCTCGCTGTTGCTAGTAAAGAAAGCAAGCAAATGCGTCGATGATAAAGATAAGGCAGTAGAAGAAAGAAGGGAGATGCCAATGGCCCAGTATAAACTTTTCATGCATCTGTGATAGGCAGCATCGAATTCCTTCGCCCCAATATGGCGTCCGATTAAAATTTGTGTCCCTTGGCTAATGGCTGCACCAAATAGCATGATGAACATCATAATATTTTGAGTATAAACCTTTGCAGCTAATGCCTGCGTCCCCATTAATGTAATAAACAGTGTAATGATCATTTGAGAGCCATTATAAGAAAGCTGTTCTCCAGCAGAAGGAATGCCAATTTTCAGCAGCTTTTTTAAATATGTCCGCTGGATATGAAACATTTTCTTCAGGGAAAAGCGTAATCCAATTCGGCGGCGTACAATGAGGATCATGGCCATTAATCCGATCAATCGAGCGAGTGAGGTTGAAAAAGCGACCCCCATGACACCTAATATAGGGAAGCCAAACGGACCGAAAATCACCAAATAGTTACCAGCGACATTTAGCAAGTTCATTCCGATAGTGACATACATCGTATCTCTTGTATATCCATAGCTTTTTAAAATAGCACTATACGTCATAATGAGCGCTTGAATAAAAGAAAGCAGCCCGACAATTTGTAAAAATACAGTCGCATCCGGCATGAGCTCACTTGATAAGCCCATCAGGTGTAAAATGGGAACAGCTAATACAAACATGAGAAGACTAATAACAAAGCTAATCAAGAAATTGGTTCCTAGTGAGACATAGGCGACTTGAGCCGCTTCCTGCCTGCGGCTTGCTCCTAAAAGCTGTGCAATCACAATTGTTGTTCCAGTTGTAATGAAACTGAACATGACAATCAATAAATTCAGCAGCTGGTTGCTTACACCAACTGCGGCAACACTATTATCGGAATATTGGCTAAGCATGAGGGTATCAGCGCTTCCCATCAGCATATATAAAGAGATTTCAATAAAAATAGGCCAAGTTAATGCAAATAATGAAGGGTGGTTTTTCTTCCCTTTAGCTTGAGTCTGTTGAATTGGTAGTGATTGAGGTTTCATCAATCAACCTCCTTTCGTATAAATCCGATTTATAGTGTACCTTGCATCGACTATAATAAGAAGAGATGAAACCGAAACTTATTGGAGAAATCCGACTTCATAAGGGGATGCATATGAATCGATTTATTACATTTACTGTACCGCCGTTCCCAGTTTATATCGCTTCTGGCAAAGGCGTATTTGATCAAGGAGAAAGACATATCTCTAGAACCTTCACCGTGTTTGATCTTCTTTATGTCACAAGGGGACAGCTATGGATTACAGAAGACAGGGAGGCTAATCACGTAAAAGAAGGAGAATATATCATTCTCTCACCTGGCTTGTCGCATGGTGGACACTTGCCATGCGAAGAAGAAACACACTATGAGTGGCTCCATTTTTCGATTGATCCTTTTGAGTTGACAAATCGGCCGAGAGAACACTGGTTTGATATGAAACAAAATCAAGCCACCTTTGAAAAGCCGGCGACCTATGAATTTAGCTTGCCCCGTAAAGGAAAAGTGAAAGGGAGAAATGTATTAGAAAAGCACCTTGCACAGATGCGGGCCCTAAATGATGACGCATCTGAACTGCCGCTGAAAAAACAGCTACAGTTTGAGGAACTGCTCATTCATTTACAAAAAGAAGCCTTTCATATTCCAAGTGCAAAGGAGAATGTCGCTTCAGAAGTGGTTCATTATCTTGAGCGTCACTTTATGAAGAAACTGCAAATGGATGAGCTTGCAGAGAAACTGCACTATCATCCTGATTACATAACAAGGTGCATGCAGACGGTGTATGGACTCACGCCAAACCAATACATCAATCGTCTCAAGGTTGAAAAAGCCAAAAGCATGCTTGCCTCAACGAATGATCAAATCGCAGCGATCGCTGAACAGGTAGGCATTGACGACCCTACGTATTTTTCTAAGCTGTTTCGGCAAAACGAAGGCATGACACCTATCGAGTACCGTCATCTCGCAAAAAGAACGACCAAGTAAAGGAACGTGAACAGATGAAAAGAGAAAAGGAAAAGCTTGTGAGCATTCGACCATTAAACGAAGCTGATTTAGAGTTGGTATGGCATTTGAAATTCAAAGCACCAGACCAGTCCTACCGAGAGTGGAACGCCCCTTATTTTCATGAACACGAAATCCCGTTTGCTGCATTTAAAAAACGATACTTACAGGATACATCCATTCCATCAAAGTTATATGGTATTGAAATAGACGGCGAGATCAAAGGTACCGTGTCATATTATTGGGAGAATGAACGTACACGGTGGCTTGAATGCGGCATTCTCATTTATGATTCGCGCTTTTGGAGCGGTGGCGTTGGGACAAAGGCGTTAAGTCTATG harbors:
- a CDS encoding phytoene desaturase family protein; this translates as MKIIVIGAGPGGLAAAMMLQSKGHDVHVYEKQPFVGGRNSKFQLGDFTFDTGPTFLSMIHIAEELFTFAGKNLYDYIDVIELKEMYRLIFQDDQLDMIRDRDEMYRRLEAFAPGEGEGYIRFMNDTKRKMDRLTPILQSKMDRFHHYLRPKVLKALPQLSLNKSLYDVLSDYFSNESVKYAFTFQSKYLGMSPWECPGAFSILSFMEHDTGVFHPKGGVNQLSEAMAKAAVEAGATIHLSSGVEKLLTEGRKVKGIRLESEKEIQADEVVVNGDFAHVMTKLVEPGLLKKYSEKKLKKKKFSCSTFMLYLGLDTMYEEPHHTIVFSDDYAQFVKGITKTYELPDDPSIYIQNASVTDDSLAPKGKSALYVLAPVANNQSGIDWEAHQDEFRELVLDTLERKTGFKNIRQHIEVERMITPKQWEEDLYVYEGATFNLGHQLTQMMVLRPHNEFDELDHCWLVGGGTHPGSGLPTILESARITTNAILSKDKHTHKTLPQQEKGSAS
- a CDS encoding phytoene desaturase family protein; translation: MKKHILIAGGGIGGMISALYLKKAGHDVTLVEKNERLGGRLAFVREKGYKVDEGPTIVLLPDMLKGILHEVGIDEASLDLLQLDPLYTIQFQDGTSYTKYSDALRQLEEIRRVFPNEDQGFLKFMEEMTDRFQEGQQAFLEKSFHEKRTFFTKANMKILMKLKAYRTVQSALKKYFSDERLRDAYALQTLYVGGNPYEASAIYSLVSYSEHAHGIYYLKGGYASLVDILEGQLMKMGVYVRKNAEVTELEFEGKRIVKAKVSDDHIAADAFVINGDYPAALKQLGLGEQDRRKYVPSSGCVMVYLGLNKIYHDAPVHQFFMGEHFDQHMKEVFQSKTIPQDPSFYTFNPSIIDPSLAPEGCSVLYMLIPVPSGDHINWEEETDFVEQMVDRLEKRGFPRLRESIVWKKVRTPNDSLREGLFEGGSFGLAPNLFQSGVFRPQVKAAETDNLYAVGASIHPGGGVPIVMQSAKLMASVLLKDLNDRKEVKLSG
- a CDS encoding phytoene/squalene synthase family protein, encoding MVDVQTALKLCEETIQTHSKTFYRAFSMLPKKKRQAVWAVYSFCRKADDIVDESPSPKEELASFRETFDRFLQGEVDRNDPMWVALEHTFQEFRMDEAPFRDLLQGQEMDLEQHRYETLDELLIYSYHVASTVGLMLLPIIAPRKKEQLKEAAISLGIAMQLTNILRDIGEDKAERDRIYLPKQVMDQFGYTEQELQEGIVNQAFQHVWEYIAFEAEAYYEEFFDHLHEFPLYSRIPVKAAAHFYKAILDKTRENEYRVFTERSFISNQEKALILEDIT
- a CDS encoding MATE family efflux transporter, producing MKPQSLPIQQTQAKGKKNHPSLFALTWPIFIEISLYMLMGSADTLMLSQYSDNSVAAVGVSNQLLNLLIVMFSFITTGTTIVIAQLLGASRRQEAAQVAYVSLGTNFLISFVISLLMFVLAVPILHLMGLSSELMPDATVFLQIVGLLSFIQALIMTYSAILKSYGYTRDTMYVTIGMNLLNVAGNYLVIFGPFGFPILGVMGVAFSTSLARLIGLMAMILIVRRRIGLRFSLKKMFHIQRTYLKKLLKIGIPSAGEQLSYNGSQMIITLFITLMGTQALAAKVYTQNIMMFIMLFGAAISQGTQILIGRHIGAKEFDAAYHRCMKSLYWAIGISLLSSTALSLSSTHLLAFFTSNSEIIQTAATLLLLTIILEPGRSFNMVIINSLRAAGDAKFPVYMAMISMWGIGLPIAYLLGIQFEMGLIGIWISFIVDEWVRGIFMYRRWRSRVWTEYRFSST
- a CDS encoding AraC family transcriptional regulator — protein: MNRFITFTVPPFPVYIASGKGVFDQGERHISRTFTVFDLLYVTRGQLWITEDREANHVKEGEYIILSPGLSHGGHLPCEEETHYEWLHFSIDPFELTNRPREHWFDMKQNQATFEKPATYEFSLPRKGKVKGRNVLEKHLAQMRALNDDASELPLKKQLQFEELLIHLQKEAFHIPSAKENVASEVVHYLERHFMKKLQMDELAEKLHYHPDYITRCMQTVYGLTPNQYINRLKVEKAKSMLASTNDQIAAIAEQVGIDDPTYFSKLFRQNEGMTPIEYRHLAKRTTK
- a CDS encoding GNAT family N-acetyltransferase, with the translated sequence MKREKEKLVSIRPLNEADLELVWHLKFKAPDQSYREWNAPYFHEHEIPFAAFKKRYLQDTSIPSKLYGIEIDGEIKGTVSYYWENERTRWLECGILIYDSRFWSGGVGTKALSLWADELFTHIDIPRIGLTTWSGNERMMRCAEKCGFVLEGRLRKVRYYQGEYYDSMRYGMLREEWKSLPRNIL